CCACGATTATACTCTCCTCAAGCCGGAGGGGTTTATGAGGGCTTTGGCAATTACTACAACCATTTGCTGTGCTGGGTAGAGACAgatcctttttctctttgtttcaggCTCTGAAAGCTGGAGAAGCTGATTTCAGCATGAGAGGCCACACAATAGTTGGGGCAGAAGAGAAAAACCTTGCTGTTGGCCAGAGCTGACCagttttttcctaaataataGCACCTGTGTATAAACTCTGGGaaatggctgggggtggggggatgaacATTACCGTGTGCAGTAAGGGAAGACCCTGAGCCCTTCCACCCTTCAGCCCTCTTCACGGCTGCTAGGcaccccccgacacacacaccaAGGCAGGTACCTGGGGTGGCTGCCAGCCTGAGGGACTCAAGTTTCTACAGCTGGTAGAACCTATGCTTAAATTGGGGAAATAAAAGGGGGAGGAGTTGCAGTAAAACTGAAAACAGCACCTGTCAAAGCTGCCtgccctcttctttttctctctggtttCCCAGAAGCACAGCTCCTAGGCCATGTTGTTGGCTGATGATAGGAAGGGGCAACAAAGGGTTACAAGAGAGGCTATAAGGTCTGAGCAGCACTGACAGGGCTGGCACAGGCACTGAGCCTCCGACTGGGACCCCTGCCTATGGGGAGGTCTGGAGCAGCACAGAGCCAAGACTGCTCTGCCCAGACTCCAGCAGGTGCCCATTATTTGGTCCCAGAAAGCACAGGTGACTTGGAATCAGGATGTCTGGGCTCTTGCTCCATTACTAtccaactgtgtgaccttgagcaagtcacttcccTTGTCTAGGCCTCATCATCTTTAAGAGGGCAGACCCAAGGAATCCTACCATCCTTCTAGTTCTGTAGTTCCAAGTCTCTAAGCTTTGCTCCTGACAGTCAGCAGAAGCCCACCCATGTCCCTGTGTGTCAGGGCTAGTTTGGTCATAGATATTAGAGGTTAAAACTGAGCTATAGAGCCTAAAGGCACCTAAGGGCAAGGAAGGGGTATTTAAAGGACACTTTACCATCATACTTGATAAGAGGGAGTCTAGGAGGGAGGCAacagcctcagccttcagagacCTTGTTTCTGGGAAAAGTGGATGAGACACTCTGTAGTGGTCTGTTacctcctggaaaaaaaatatcccaGGTCAAAAGATCACTGAATAAAAGGCAGCCCCACCCTGCTGATTAGGGCAGACAGCAGGAGTAGGCAAGAGGTGGTCTGGCTTCGGGGTACTCAGACTGCTCTGCCCTCTTAGGACACAGGAAAGGGGGACAACTGTGTCCCCACAGTCTGCTCTCAGTACTTTAGGACCAGAAGATGGTTGGAATTCAATTGGAAATGGTACTCTGCCCTAGGAGCCATTTTCAACTGAGGCCCTCATTTTAAATGAGGGCCACAGTGAAAATGGCTCCTAGCGAAGAATACCATTTCCCATTGAAACCCAATCAAAGAAATCTGCTTCAGGGGGTTTTCCTTCCTTTCAATATGTGACAGTCACTTGAAGGAACCAGGGAACATCTCATCTTAGCTATGAAACTCAGGAGCCCATGCTCTTGATAATAGGGAGAGAAAATACATGTTGATTTGGAGGAAGCACTTGGATATATCTTTGGTTGCTTCAGGGAAGGCTTTGGCCCTTGAAATTCTTTTGTTTCTCCCCCCTCCCACAGGACTATTAGGATAGGCATCAAAaaaggaaggtaggaaggaaagaaaaggaggtggGCGGCAGGCAGAAAGAGTTAATCCGACCAGTCGTCCTCATCAAATTCAGAGGAGTCATCTTCCGAGTCACTGTACTCAACAGCAATACGACGTGACAGGATGGTGGCCACATCATTGCCCACAACATCTCGTTTCTCTTGCTCCCGCTGTTCTTCAACCCTGCGTAGCTGAAAGCCTGGTGATAGAGGGAGAAGGGTTAAGAAGGTGTATCCTGGAttgagggatgtagctcagcggtagaacacttgcctagcatgtgtgaagccctgggtttgattcccagaactgagggggaaaaaaaatccatctagCCCTAAGGGGAAATGACCACTAGTGGTGGGAGAACTGTACAGAATTGAGAAAAAGAAGGATCCTCTAGGAAAGGTtggcaggaagagaaggaaagatgggCTTTAAGAAATGAgggttcttggggctggggatttagctcagttggtagagtgcttgcctcacatgcacaaggccctgggttcaatccccagcaccacaaaaaaaaaaaaaagaaagaaagaaatgagggttcttactgggcatggtggcacatgcctgtaatcctagactctgatcctgagacaggaggattgaaaattcaaggccagccttagcaattcagcaaagccataagcaacttagcaagaccctgtctcaaaataaaaaataaaagggctggggatgtggctcagtgattaaaagcacccctgggttcaatctctggtaccaaaaaagaaaaaaaaaaaaaatcagtatcctGGTACTATAAGTGTGTCTAAAGCATGGCATTTTTCCTGGCTGCTGAGGATGATACTTTCTCACAAAGCTTAGAGTGGGACTCGGGCTGTCCAAGTCCAATGACCGTTTATGGGGCTCAGCAGCTCTGGATTGTCTTCTCTATACTAGAAGTCCCTTGAGAATCACGAACATAACCAACCACTCCAACCCCCTACGGACCAGACCTGGCCACTGGCAGAGAATAAATGTTCCAGGCTGGTGAGATGAtgacagagagaggaggggggaggataaaggaagggaaagggagaaaatatagaaGGGGATAAAAGGAAAGGGGATAAGTGGAaatagggagaaaaagaaaagagggcgGAGGGAGGGAGTATAGAAAAGGTGGAGCAATGGAAAAGCACAGGGAGTGACAGAGTGCAGCTAAATAGGGGCTCTCTGGGACTGTGACTCTTGATATTTCCTGGGTACCTGAGGAAAAATGGGGATACtttctaaatgggaaaaaaatacaggtgcgcgcatgcacacacagcatacattttcttttttggtaccaggaactgaacccagtggggcttaaccactgagccacattttttttgagacaggatcttgttaagttgcttgggccctcgataagttgctgggattaaaggtgttcACCACCTGCACAGCAAAGTATACATTTTCAAGAAGATCCAAGATGCCAAGTTAAGAATTCTTTACTTTAGACTAATGTGGAAAGAAATCTCATATTTTCAGGGTGTGAAGTCTTTTTTTCAGTCTGCTGAGATCTGAAGTTCCAACCTCTCCACAACTCAATGAAAGCCATTCTCTGGAAAAGGCTCAGATCCCTTTTCCCAGCTTCAGAAAAACAAGGCTTCATGGTCCCAAACCCACCCACTGGGATTTACCTTGACGGATGGCAGAAAGCAGGTCGCTACGGGCATCACTCACAGCAGGCAAGGAGGACTTGGGCTTGGTGGCATCAGAAAGCGGCGGTGGTGGTATGGCAGGCTGGCCATCCCCACCACTGAAAGGGAGAGGTGGAGGtcctggagggggagggggagggggagggggaggcgcACCGCCTACTGGTTGGGACAAGGGAGGTGGTGGCAGAGTGGGGTAGTCCACTGCAGGTGGcaggggaggtggtggaggggcagCAAAATCAGGGTGAGGTGGAAAAGATGGGGGTGAAGGTGGTGGAGGGGTCCCTGGAGACCCAAATCCTatgggtggtggtggaggtggaatGCCCattggaggtggaggaggaggggcaggtggtGGAGCAAACCCAGGTTTGGGGCCTGGTGGAGAAcccagaggaggagctgggggtggaTGGCTTGGGCTAACCACGCTGGATCTTTTGGGTCCAGCCAAGCCAGATCCTCTTTGGTTGTCTGCTGGATAGCTATAAGGCCAAAGAAAAGAGACCCATCATCACTCTCAGGAAGTGAACACCCATCTAAAGGTAGGCTTGTAACTTAGGCTCCTTTTGGTTGACTCTAATATTTCATCGTGTCTCAAATAGAAAGGACTAAGAATGCACATAAGAAAGAACTGgaatgaaaattcaaatactaCCCTCCCACTGGGCTGTGTCTCAGGCTATTAACATTCACCAGATCTGATGAAGGCAGGAAACCTATTTTGAGCTGACCAAACCTGAGTCAGGTGCACCTGATTTAGGTGCATGCATCTTCACTTGAGAGAGAATAAGCCTCCATTTGAGGATCTGAGACATGAAATGCATGTGCCACCAATTCTTGATCTAGGTTTGAAAGAGGATTAAGCCTCCCCTTCTCCTGGGATCAGATTTGTGCAGTTGTAGCTACAAGGTCTCAGGCCATGTGTGAGACTGAGGGTTTTCTTTTACCACCTTTGCATCTGCCCTGCACTAATAGCTACTCCTTAGGAAAGCATCCATCTTGGAATTTTCCACAGACCTTCAAGCCTTAGCTGCATCTGACAGGGTAACCAGCAGGAAGTGATCTGGGAGGCAGGAGATTTGGGATTAGTGGTTTCAAGGGCCAAGAAGAATAGGGGCATCAGTACTTTAAGTCTCCATTTGAGGGGGCCTCAACATATTCAGTTGCTAATTAAACAGTGTCCAGGGAGTAAAGTGCATTTTTCAAAGCTTTCATTTGTCAGACATTAGAAAGACAAAAAGCAACTGAGAAAACAGTGTAATCCAAAAAATTCTCAGGTCTCTTTTCAGCCATTATAAGCAATCTTTTCCTCTGTTCCCCTCTGCCAGGGACACTGACAAATATCAAAATGGACAGAGTCTAAGTTTTACCCCCTTTCCCTTAGCTTCATTCTTTCTGGAGAGTCTACCCAGCAGCGAAATGAACCAGAGGCAATAGGAGAGGGAAGTAACTATTTGCAAGGTTCCTAGATTGTGGGCAAAGTGTCTGATAAGTATTTTATGGCCAGCAGATTGTAACACAACATTTCAGACTGAGTTAAagctaagtgaaaaaaacaagaacaattgGTGACTTCTATTTGTTCAGGTATAGACAGAATATTGAATAGTTAAGAACACAGTCTTGGGAATTAGAGTGGTCAATTGTGGCTCTGTCTCTTTTTGGCTGTGTGACTTTAGGGAAATTCATTGTCTGCCTCGCATTTTACTCATCTGTAACATGGGAATAAGAGTGCCTAACTCAAAAGGACTCTTGTGGGCATTAAGCAACATAAATGGTGTGTAGCACAATGCCTAGCACCTTGCAAACATCTGATAAATGATAACTACTTCTATTATACAGGCTGTCTTGCCTGAACTTATTTTAGTAGTCCTGGCCCAgattttgaacttttattttgtttttggatgtTCTTAGAGGGGAGAGGTTCCACCATTTACCTGAATTCTGCTGGTGGGGGAGGCAAGTTCTCCTCAGAGAAAGAAGGTGAAGGTGAAGAGGCGGAGTCTGACTGTGGTGGTGGTGGATAGCTGCCTACATCCACATTTTCAATAGAGCCAATGCTGCCATTCTGGTACACTAAGGCAGGTGAATACCTGACAATAAACCCAATGCCAAAAACTGTCATTTAAAGAGTCTGAGtagtattttcttaaaaaaagtccACAAAATGCATTTGATACAAAAGCTATTAGGGAGAAATAAgcagattttcctgaaattttatttaaggaCTAAATATTGTACTGTTATGTATATCCCAGTCATTTCTGATGGACTGTTTGTAATAACGGGATTCAATCCATATTACCAAAACCCTGTTGTTTCTTTCCCAGTGCCAGCTTTGTCAAACCaaaatcttttacattttcttctgagTGTTAGTTGCAGCCATACCTGAATCCCAAAGCCGGTCTTGTGCAAGGAGTGAAGGCAAGTCTATAGGCCAGTGAGCTACAAACATGTGACTGGCATGCAGCCTGATTTTGAGGTCGGCAAGCCTCTAGAGTACTCAAAGGCCAAGGAGGCATTTGATTGCAAAATCAAGCCAAGGCTGAATGCAGGTTGCTGTGTGGTAGTAAATGAGATCTCTCTGCCAGGTCTCTTATCAAACAAAATGAGCTGCCGATTAAAAGTAGGGTGTTAGGGCTTGCCTCATGAAAATCTGCCTCAGAGAACTTGGCCTTGGGGGAATTTGCTCTGGGTGAACAACATCAAAACTTCAAAAAAAGCATACATACATCAAGCAATAAGTTTCCATACAAGCACAAATATACCAAGCGTCAGCTAGCAAAATCTGTTCTGCTCTGCCCACTTCCCCCTTCTTTCCACCATTGTTGGGTTCTAAAGACCTCATCAAAAACAGATCCCAGGGAGAACAGAATTGGAGGGAACTAACTGAATCAAATGATGCTCTGATGTGGAAAATCCCCAAAGCCTGGAGCTGTGTAGGCTGGGCACATCTCTTGATAGGTTCACCAACAAGTATGTCCAGATAGACTAGCCAGCAGCCCAACTCCAAACTCCTGGACAATGAGAAAATGAGAGGCAAACTCCTCATATTCACCACCCCTATCCCACAAAAAAAGACATACATAATAGCTGATATTATGAACATATAAGCTTCTGGCCTTAAAGTCACTAAACCTATGATAAATGCCTGTCTGAAGAGGATGGGACCACAGAACAAAATAGCCCCTTTTATTGGGAGGTGAAGGTAATGAAGACACCCTCAgggctgaaagaaagaaagaaaggttcaCCTTTCTTCTATCTTCATCACTCTTTAAAACAAATCTCTTAATCCAGGAAGAACAAGtgtcaagatttttaaaagtcaagatttTCATGGTAGAGTTATTCCTAAAAGCAAGAACAACTTAACTCTTTACTTTTATCAATCCTAGACACCCTGCATGGGCGGGCATGGTTCTCTGACAACCCGGATACAATGTAATTAGAGGAAAAACCAGAGCAACATTCATGCCAAACAGTCCTGGTGACTTGGCTATGAATGTCATATAGGTCAGACAACAGGATAAGAACATCAAACCAAGTTTAAACaccatttttcccctttaaacTTCCAGTGTGATTTGGTATTGGGAAATGGGGTCAGACTGACATCTCCCATTTCTCCACAGAGATATATAGCCTCCACAGTAGCCAAGCAACCTTTCCCACACTGACTCTGAGATCTGCATTCAACTCCTTGGCTAGCTTCTCTCTAAGACTGACAAAAGCTGGCTGAAAAGTTGCTCTGGTGATGTGCACAATTTCTTTGCCTGGCCTTCCTCACTCCCTCAAAATGCTTGGCTCTTAGGTATGACCTTCAAACCATGCTCTGGAGGCAAAAGGCTCCCAAGAccacttttcttccccttccaaTTTTTCCTCTGAGACCCTCAGACATACTAGTGTTTGGCAGAGTAAGGGCACTAGAAGCCATGGGCCTTCTTTTCCAGACCACTCCAGTTACCTCATTTAAATTGCTGAGTCTCTTTGATTTATTTAGCAAATTTTAATCACCAGATGGATGCACTTAAAAGTAGCTGATTAATAGCAGTATTGATCAAAACAACAAAGCCAGATTTCAGGGGGTGTAAAAGGTGTCATGCCAGAGCTGTCAGACTATTGTCCCCAGATCCCCAGATCCTTCAAAGAATGCTTCACTTACCCAGAAGGCCCCAGCTTTTCTTTGGACTCCACAAATTCTTGTCCCATcttcattttctcccattcttctttACGTGTCTTGATTTTACGTGGGTTTACATTCCCTCGATTTggattatctttcttttctttctataatgaaaaggaacaacaacaaaaaaatctttgggaactattttccaaagttctTCATTAAAATTCCACCCATATTCAAAGATGTATATTTAAGAGATGATTTATCTAGACAACAACATATGATAAGAGCAGAATTTATAGAATTACTAGGTCTGGGGTGACCTAGAGGTCGTCTAATTCAAACCACCTTCTAGGCAAAACACTTGCTCAGTCCCACATTTAAACACTTCTAGCAATGGGAAGACTACTACCTCTCTGAGTAACTCTTTCATGTCTTTGAAAAGCTCTAATTGTTAGGAAGTTAGTAACCAGTCATTTGTTACTTGCTCTGCCACAAAGAACAGTTAAGAGAGATGAGATAGAATGACAGCTGCAGATATCTGGGACAGatataaggaaatatttaaaaaacaaaacaaaaccacggAAGAATTTTCCATCCTGTGAAGCTGGACTAGCCTATGGCATTCTCTTGGGCCTGCTGGCAGCCATGCTAATGGGATTGTGAGGTCAAAACTGGTAGGTCACACACATAGCACCAGGAGCCTAGGAGAAAGGGGCATATCCACAAACCAGACATATCCACTCCCCTGGTGCTAACCAAGCAGGAACGAAGGTGTTAAACTGCTCCTGTTGCAAATCAAACACTGCAGAACCCGTGCTAGTCTCTGAGAAATGAGCTGCAAAACTGGCGGGGAAGGGACTAGCCTAGCTCAAGTGTCCAGCAGAGTCAGGTGCAAATTGCAAGAGAAATAAATGGTGAATAGAAAAGTCAATTTCTAAAACTCAGCCTGAATATACTCAATTGTTAATAGCACCAGGGGGAACAAACACATTTTTGGTGTGATTTATACTTTCATCTTGGTGGTGCTTGGTgtggacacattttttttaagagtttcacCTGGCATCCAAGCAAGCAGCCTTTCGGAATTACTTCACATAAGACTGGCTTCCTTTTTATCCCCCCTCCACAATCGTGCCTACTGATGTGTAGAACAGAGgcccctttcccctcaccctatgctttctcttctctttcat
This genomic interval from Urocitellus parryii isolate mUroPar1 chromosome 11, mUroPar1.hap1, whole genome shotgun sequence contains the following:
- the Wasf2 gene encoding actin-binding protein WASF2, translated to MPLVTRNIEPRHLCRQTLPSVRSELECMTNITLANVIRQLGSLSKYAEDIFGELFTQANTFASRVSTLAERVDRLQVKVTQLDPKEEEVSLQGINTRKAFRSSTIQDQKLFDRNSLPVPVLETYNTCDTPPPLNNLTPYRDDGKEALKFYTDPSYFFDLWKEKMLQDTKDIMKEKRKHRKEKKDNPNRGNVNPRKIKTRKEEWEKMKMGQEFVESKEKLGPSGYSPALVYQNGSIGSIENVDVGSYPPPPQSDSASSPSPSFSEENLPPPPAEFSYPADNQRGSGLAGPKRSSVVSPSHPPPAPPLGSPPGPKPGFAPPPAPPPPPPMGIPPPPPPIGFGSPGTPPPPSPPSFPPHPDFAAPPPPPLPPAVDYPTLPPPPLSQPVGGAPPPPPPPPPPGPPPLPFSGGDGQPAIPPPPLSDATKPKSSLPAVSDARSDLLSAIRQGFQLRRVEEQREQEKRDVVGNDVATILSRRIAVEYSDSEDDSSEFDEDDWSD